The following are from one region of the Myxocyprinus asiaticus isolate MX2 ecotype Aquarium Trade chromosome 2, UBuf_Myxa_2, whole genome shotgun sequence genome:
- the si:ch1073-220m6.1 gene encoding uncharacterized protein si:ch1073-220m6.1, translating into MTVMTLNLLLIFWFSFTQDFGADCLKNRYGLKGTSIHLSFSQKNQSHQQTQVKWRRFNREEALACPDGVAPNYRNRMEYNLSDGSLTIKNLQENDSGKYEALLGFWEEEILAAYTLIVEPAVSEPLIEVSQDDNNTSAGLCRATVNCSADGSWATYDCDQSLCTRTHGSLASINITVTALGSREVQCQANNHVSRNHSEILNIMCLEKQESELRSPPGLVFWIVLTICVGVVLGFLLGLVIVLVKKINSTKIHPQCIVAVIDGTVSEQGPGTKYSTVHKPNTSHTHTANNADKNIEGTIYDTPSRQPKAHRAVSVDVMIENQEQQRPREDNTVKVRATVHQAAEPDSEQINTVYCKLGEI; encoded by the exons ATGACAGTTATGACACTCAATCTGCTGTTAATTTTTTGGTTCAGCTTTACTCAag ATTTTGGTGCTGACTGTCTAAAGAATCGTTACGGATTGAAAGGAACATCAATTCATCTGAGCTTCAGTCAGAAAAATCAGTCACATCAGCAAACTCAAGTTAAATGGAGACGATTCAACAGAGAAGAGGCACTTGCATGTCCAGATGGCGTTGCCCCCAACTATAGAAATAGAATGGAATATAACTTATCAGATGGGTCTTTAACCATTAAAAACCTTCAAGAAAATGACAGCGGGAAATATGAAGCCCTTCTGGGTTTCTGGGAAGAAGAAATTCTGGCTGCATACACACTTATAGTGGAGC CTGCTGTCTCTGAGCCCTTAATCGAAGTGAGTCAGGATGACAATAACACCTCTGCTGGACTGTGTCGGGCCACAGTGAACTGCTCGGCTGATGGCAGCTGGGCCACTTATGACTGCGACCAAAGTCTATGTACAAGGACACATGGATCTCTGGCCTCCATTAACATCACTGTTACTGCATTGGGAAGCAGAGAAGTTCAATGTCAGGCCAACAACCATGTGAGCAGGAATCATTCTGAGATACTGAATattatgt GCCTGGAAAAACAGGAAAGTGAATTGCGCTCACCACCAGGACTTGTCTTTTGgattgttttgaccatttgtgttggtgttgtgctgggttTTCTTTTGGGTTTGGTTATAGTGcttgtcaaaaaaataaactcCACAAAGATTCATCCACAG TGTATTGTTGCTGTGATAGATGGAACAGTGAGTGAACAGGGTCCAggaactaagtacagcacagtgCACAAGCCAAACACATCCCACACTCATACGGCAAACAATGCTGACAAAAATATTGAAGGAACCATCTACGACACCCCATCAAGACAG CCTAAGGCTCATCGAGCTGTCAGTGTCGatgtaatgatagaaaatcaggaGCAACAGCGGCCTCGAGAGGACAACACTGTTAAAGTAAGAGCTACAGTACACCAGGCAGCAGAACCCGATTCAGAACAAATAAACACAGTTTACTGTAAACTGGGAGAGATATGA